A window of Citrus sinensis cultivar Valencia sweet orange chromosome 7, DVS_A1.0, whole genome shotgun sequence contains these coding sequences:
- the LOC102627979 gene encoding caffeoyl-CoA O-methyltransferase 5-like, producing MAPNQEGQENKAADFLQLSKTKNLLQSDELYQYILETSVYPREHECLKELRELTKKHPRNHMLSTPDEAQFLSMLLKLINAKNTMEIGVYTGYSLLYTALAIPDDGKILAMDINREYYELGLPIIEKAGVAHKIDFREGPALPLLDQMIQDEKYHGTFDFIFVDADKNNYINYHERIIALVKVGGVIGYDNTLWCGSVAVPPDSIMDERLRYFRDFVLEFNKAVALDPRIEICQLSIADGVTLCRRIS from the exons ATGGCTCCGAATCAAGAAGGGCAAGAAAACAAGGCTGCTGACTTCCTGCAATTATCCAAGACGAAGAATCTTTTGCAGAGTGATGAGCTTTACCAg TATATACTCGAAACTAGTGTATATCCAAGAGAGCATGAATGTTTGAAGGAGCTCCGCGAGTTGACAAAAAAGCATCCACG GAACCACATGTTGAGCACACCTGATGAAGCACAATTCCTGAGCATGCTACTCAAGCTTATCAACGCCAAGAATACCATGGAAATTGGTGTTTACACTGGTTACTCTCTCCTATACACTGCCCTTGCTATTCCCGACGACGGCAAG ATATTGGCCATGGACATCAATAGAGAATACTACGAACTCGGTCTCCCCATAATTGAAAAGGCTGGTGTTGCTCATAAGATTGACTTCAGAGAGGGCCCTGCTCTTCCTCTTCTTGATCAAATGATCCAAGAC GAAAAATATCATGGGACATTTGACTTTATCTTTGTTGATGCTGACAAGAATAACTACATCAACTACCACGAGAGGATTATTGCACTTGTGAAGGTTGGGGGAGTGATTGGCTACGACAACACGCTGTGGTGTGGATCTGTAGCTGTGCCACCGGATTCAATAATGGATGAGAGACTCAGATATTTCAGGGACTTTGTGTTGGAATTCAACAAGGCTGTGGCTCTGGATCCAAGGATCGAGATTTGCCAACTCTCTATTGCTGATGGGGTTACATTATGCCGTCGCATTAGTTGA